In Acidimicrobiales bacterium, one DNA window encodes the following:
- a CDS encoding cytochrome P450 encodes MVTRIDELELPEVDLMGSVGEEAQAKLATARAQHWLAKNVFLDTFGYSVTHYEDVVAILRDRRWHSAVATMTDAMPEMNRPREQSILTMEGPNHSRLRRLAAPAFTPKSADRLRPFMRDVINGLVDKVAAAGRCELIEDVCEPYPIPIICELLGAPKQDWKLFSDWATDIFRIFNGEWEKDGPLIQAASEALDSYVTDLIAQRRSTPGDDLLSDFIAAEEDGDRMSTSELVMMTDAVLMAGTDTTRNQLACSVALFTRHPDQWALLAERPELATGAVEETMRMLGAVRGTARVASEDIEYRGVLFPAGTLVGTSLGSANHDEDVFPDPFRFDITRVNEKPQMTFGSGIHFCMGANLARAELQEALTILSRRMPNLATYDEIEWKAANIGIWGPAKLPLTFTPSAQ; translated from the coding sequence ATGGTGACGCGCATCGACGAACTGGAACTTCCTGAAGTCGACTTGATGGGGTCGGTGGGCGAAGAGGCGCAGGCAAAGCTGGCCACGGCGCGCGCCCAGCACTGGCTGGCGAAGAACGTGTTCCTCGACACCTTCGGCTACTCCGTCACCCATTACGAGGACGTCGTCGCGATCCTGCGCGACCGCCGCTGGCACTCGGCCGTCGCCACCATGACCGACGCCATGCCCGAGATGAACCGGCCGCGCGAGCAGTCGATTCTGACGATGGAAGGCCCGAACCACTCGCGCCTGCGCCGCCTCGCCGCGCCGGCCTTCACCCCGAAGTCGGCCGACCGCCTGCGGCCCTTCATGCGCGACGTCATCAACGGGCTCGTCGACAAGGTGGCGGCGGCGGGACGCTGCGAGCTGATCGAGGACGTGTGCGAGCCGTATCCGATCCCGATCATCTGCGAGCTGCTCGGCGCGCCGAAGCAGGACTGGAAGCTGTTCTCCGACTGGGCCACCGACATCTTCCGCATCTTCAACGGCGAGTGGGAGAAGGACGGCCCACTCATCCAGGCCGCCAGCGAAGCGCTCGACTCCTACGTCACCGACCTCATCGCCCAGCGCCGCTCGACGCCAGGCGACGACCTGCTGTCGGACTTCATCGCGGCGGAAGAAGACGGCGATCGCATGTCGACGAGCGAGCTCGTGATGATGACCGATGCCGTGTTGATGGCGGGCACCGACACCACCCGCAACCAGCTGGCGTGCTCGGTGGCGTTGTTCACCCGTCACCCGGACCAGTGGGCGCTGCTGGCCGAGCGGCCCGAGCTCGCCACCGGCGCGGTCGAAGAGACCATGCGCATGCTCGGCGCCGTGCGCGGCACGGCCCGCGTCGCGTCCGAAGACATCGAGTACCGCGGCGTGCTGTTCCCGGCCGGCACGCTCGTCGGCACGAGCCTGGGCAGCGCCAACCACGACGAGGACGTGTTCCCCGACCCGTTCCGCTTCGACATCACGCGGGTCAACGAGAAGCCGCAGATGACCTTCGGCTCGGGCATCCATTTCTGCATGGGCGCCAACCTGGCGCGCGCCGAGTTGCAGGAAGCCCTCACGATCCTGTCGCGGCGCATGCCGAACCTGGCGACCTACGACGAGATCGAATGGAAGGCCGCCAACATCGGCATCTGGGGGCCGGCCAAGCTGCCGCTGACGTTTACGCCTTCGGCCCAGTAG
- a CDS encoding sulfite exporter TauE/SafE family protein: MTGLEALAVVAAGMGAGAVNAIAGSGSLITFPTLLGVGFSRVTANVSNNIGLVPGSISGAYAYKDELRGQAHRTRRVGIGSALGSITGAVLLLTLPSKVFDNVVPILVIGAALLMLFQPWVTARVAAARAARGTTHHSENLAAVFCFLAGIYGGYFGAAQGIILLATLGVLLPDELARTNALKNVLALTVNGVAAVIFLFSGHVSWLVVALIAGGSVVGARLGAMVGKRVPVPLLRGFIVVLGLGVGVKLLLA; encoded by the coding sequence GTGACGGGCCTCGAAGCGCTGGCGGTGGTCGCCGCCGGTATGGGCGCCGGGGCCGTCAACGCCATCGCCGGATCCGGCAGCCTGATCACGTTCCCGACGCTGTTGGGCGTCGGCTTCTCGCGGGTGACGGCCAACGTCTCCAACAACATCGGTCTCGTGCCCGGGTCGATCAGCGGGGCCTACGCCTACAAGGACGAACTGCGAGGCCAGGCGCACCGCACCCGCCGCGTCGGCATCGGTTCCGCGCTCGGGAGCATCACCGGCGCCGTGCTGCTGCTCACCCTGCCCTCGAAGGTATTCGACAACGTCGTGCCCATACTCGTCATCGGCGCCGCGCTGCTGATGCTGTTCCAACCGTGGGTGACGGCGCGGGTGGCCGCGGCGCGCGCCGCCCGCGGCACGACGCATCACAGCGAGAACCTCGCCGCGGTGTTCTGTTTTCTCGCCGGCATCTACGGCGGCTACTTCGGCGCCGCCCAAGGCATCATCCTGCTCGCCACCCTCGGCGTGCTGCTGCCCGACGAGTTGGCGCGCACCAACGCGCTGAAGAACGTGCTGGCGCTCACCGTGAACGGCGTCGCGGCGGTGATCTTCCTCTTCTCGGGTCACGTGTCGTGGCTCGTCGTCGCGCTCATCGCCGGTGGCTCGGTAGTCGGGGCGCGCCTCGGCGCCATGGTCGGCAAGCGCGTCCCCGTGCCCTTGCTGCGCGGCTTCATCGTGGTGCTCGGTCTCGGGGTGGGTGTCAAGCTGTTGCTCGCATGA
- a CDS encoding LLM class flavin-dependent oxidoreductase encodes MKIRIGIGMGSLSGALDGERFGAMVDDLERLRFDSLWLSERATGHAPDPMIGLAVAAGRTKKLKLGTSVQVLSGRNPALVAKEWASLDRLSNGRALPAFGLGVADPNEQQAFGIARDQRASWFDEALPLIRRFWSEAAVDHDGEHFHYAGLAIGPKPVQSPPDVWLGGQAPSELRRVGRLGDGWLPSFCTPDDAQAGRPVVEEAADKAGRAIDPEHFGALVIYVPGAEVPPLLAAVVNRRRPDLDPTSVIPAGHAALRRQLEAFVERGFSKLVVVPAGDPASWTEELEALAAEVLPLQA; translated from the coding sequence ATGAAAATCCGCATCGGCATCGGGATGGGTTCGCTCAGCGGGGCCCTCGACGGCGAACGCTTCGGCGCCATGGTCGACGACCTCGAGCGGCTGCGCTTCGACTCGCTGTGGCTGTCGGAGCGGGCGACGGGTCACGCGCCCGACCCGATGATCGGCTTGGCCGTCGCCGCCGGCCGCACCAAGAAGCTCAAGCTGGGTACCAGTGTGCAGGTGCTGTCGGGACGCAACCCGGCGCTGGTGGCCAAGGAGTGGGCCAGCCTCGACCGGCTGTCGAACGGTCGGGCGCTGCCGGCCTTCGGCCTCGGCGTCGCCGACCCGAACGAGCAGCAGGCCTTCGGCATCGCCCGAGACCAGCGCGCCAGCTGGTTCGACGAAGCGCTGCCGCTGATCCGCCGCTTCTGGAGCGAAGCTGCGGTCGACCACGACGGCGAGCACTTCCACTACGCCGGACTCGCCATCGGTCCCAAGCCGGTGCAGTCACCGCCCGACGTGTGGCTCGGCGGCCAGGCGCCCTCGGAGCTGCGCCGCGTCGGCCGGCTCGGTGACGGCTGGCTGCCCAGCTTCTGCACCCCCGACGACGCCCAGGCGGGGCGTCCCGTCGTCGAGGAGGCGGCGGACAAGGCGGGGCGCGCCATCGATCCCGAGCACTTCGGCGCCCTCGTCATATACGTGCCGGGCGCCGAAGTGCCGCCGCTGCTCGCCGCGGTGGTCAACCGGCGCCGGCCCGACCTCGACCCGACGTCGGTGATACCCGCCGGCCACGCCGCCTTACGCCGCCAGCTCGAGGCCTTCGTCGAACGTGGTTTTTCGAAGCTCGTCGTCGTACCTGCGGGCGATCCAGCGTCGTGGACCGAGGAACTCGAAGCACTGGCGGCGGAGGTTCTCCCGCTTCAGGCCTGA
- a CDS encoding ATP-binding protein produces the protein MDTELELAVPARFQQVGALRRAASAFLAGTTDERLRHTLLLVVSELCTNAIEAVQNAHDELTLRIRNSDRHLIIEVEDRGPGFSAAFGTWGADDDAERGRGLNIVRSLVDEFAVERAQNRTTVRCSLAR, from the coding sequence ATGGACACGGAGCTCGAACTCGCGGTGCCGGCACGCTTCCAACAGGTGGGAGCGCTGCGACGTGCGGCCAGTGCGTTTCTCGCCGGGACGACCGACGAGCGCCTGCGCCACACGCTGCTCCTCGTCGTGTCCGAGTTGTGCACCAACGCCATCGAAGCGGTGCAGAACGCGCACGACGAATTGACCCTGCGCATCCGCAACAGCGATCGCCATCTCATCATCGAGGTCGAAGATCGCGGCCCAGGGTTCAGCGCCGCCTTCGGGACTTGGGGAGCCGATGACGACGCCGAGCGCGGGCGAGGCCTGAACATCGTGCGCTCCTTGGTCGACGAGTTCGCCGTCGAGCGCGCACAGAACCGCACGACGGTGCGCTGTTCGCTGGCGCGCTAG
- a CDS encoding DJ-1/PfpI family protein, whose amino-acid sequence MSTQIAIVAFENMAALDAVGPFEVLAHLPNASTHWVGLHTGVVRTEEGAGVGINVDARLEDVPHPDIVVVPGGRGEQQLRDDQRFRQWLLSAHETTTWTTSVCTGSLLLGAAGLLAGKRATSHWLALDTLETFGAEPTLERVVVDGKIITAAGVSSGIDMALTLAALLQGDFVAQTIQLGIEYDPQPPFDAGSPTKAPAAAVDLLRSQSRFLLTGA is encoded by the coding sequence ATGAGTACGCAGATCGCCATCGTCGCCTTCGAAAACATGGCGGCCCTCGACGCCGTCGGCCCGTTCGAAGTGCTCGCCCACTTGCCGAACGCGTCGACGCACTGGGTCGGCCTGCATACCGGCGTGGTGCGCACCGAGGAGGGCGCGGGCGTCGGCATCAACGTCGACGCCCGGCTCGAAGACGTGCCGCATCCCGACATCGTCGTGGTGCCCGGCGGTCGCGGCGAGCAGCAGTTGCGCGACGACCAACGCTTTCGCCAGTGGTTGCTCAGCGCCCACGAGACCACGACGTGGACGACGTCGGTGTGCACCGGCTCGCTGCTGCTGGGCGCCGCGGGTCTGCTGGCGGGCAAGCGCGCCACGAGCCACTGGCTGGCGCTCGACACGCTCGAGACGTTCGGTGCCGAGCCCACGCTCGAGCGCGTCGTCGTCGACGGCAAGATCATCACCGCCGCCGGCGTGTCGTCGGGCATCGACATGGCACTCACGTTGGCCGCGCTGCTCCAGGGCGACTTCGTGGCCCAGACGATTCAGCTCGGCATCGAATACGACCCGCAGCCGCCCTTCGACGCCGGTTCGCCGACCAAGGCCCCGGCGGCGGCCGTCGACCTGCTGCGCTCGCAGAGCCGCTTCCTGCTGACGGGCGCCTAG
- a CDS encoding GlxA family transcriptional regulator, which produces MAPRRIVVVVFDGIQSLDVTGPVEVFSTANRETGADHYRFEVVSSSGRDVVASSGLRFGVDNTISAARGAIDTLVVVGGGGTTDALRDTKLIEDVRRLARRSRRVTSVCTGAFLLAEAGVLDGRRATTHWQSCDLLARRYPRVTVDPDPIFVRDGNVVTSAGVTAGMDMALALVEDDLGRDASLAVARRLVVFLRRPGSQSQFSAQLAGQLAQRDPLRDAQHFIAEHPDADLSVAALARRVGMSERNFARCFRDEVGMTPARYVEQARIETARRLLEETDEGVDAIARAAGFGTAETMRRAFVRIVRTNPNDYRKRFAA; this is translated from the coding sequence ATGGCCCCGAGACGCATCGTCGTCGTCGTGTTCGACGGCATCCAAAGCCTCGACGTCACCGGTCCCGTCGAGGTGTTCTCCACCGCCAACCGGGAGACCGGCGCCGACCACTACCGCTTCGAGGTGGTTTCGTCGTCGGGCCGCGACGTGGTCGCTAGCAGCGGCCTGCGCTTCGGCGTCGACAACACCATCAGCGCGGCGCGCGGCGCGATCGACACCCTGGTCGTCGTAGGCGGCGGCGGCACCACCGACGCGCTGCGCGACACGAAGCTGATCGAGGATGTGCGCCGCTTGGCCCGACGCAGCCGCCGGGTCACGAGCGTGTGCACCGGCGCGTTCCTGCTCGCCGAGGCCGGAGTGCTCGACGGCCGGCGCGCGACCACCCACTGGCAGTCCTGCGACCTGCTGGCGCGGCGCTACCCGCGGGTCACCGTCGACCCCGACCCGATCTTCGTGCGCGACGGCAACGTCGTGACCTCGGCCGGCGTCACCGCCGGGATGGACATGGCACTGGCGCTCGTCGAGGACGACCTTGGCCGCGACGCGTCGCTGGCGGTCGCCCGGCGGCTCGTCGTATTCCTGCGCCGCCCGGGTTCCCAGTCGCAGTTCTCGGCCCAGCTCGCCGGGCAGCTGGCCCAGCGCGACCCGCTGCGCGACGCGCAGCACTTCATCGCCGAGCATCCCGACGCCGACTTGTCGGTGGCGGCGCTGGCGCGCCGGGTCGGCATGAGCGAGCGCAACTTCGCCCGTTGCTTTCGTGACGAGGTCGGCATGACGCCGGCGCGCTATGTGGAGCAGGCGCGCATCGAAACGGCGCGCCGGCTGCTCGAGGAAACGGACGAGGGCGTCGACGCCATCGCCCGCGCCGCCGGTTTCGGCACCGCCGAGACGATGCGGCGCGCCTTCGTGCGGATCGTGCGCACCAACCCCAACGACTACCGAAAGAGGTTCGCCGCATGA
- a CDS encoding nitroreductase family protein, whose protein sequence is MSDAPFDLNETDRLLSTTRSVRKRLDLERPVERGVILDCIRLAQQAPTGSNMQGWRWMVVTDPAKRAAIAEAYNAVGKVYLSMAAGNADNDEQTRRVYESALLLTDILPRVPVHVIPCIEGPVNLSSNGAAASAYGSIMPAAWSFLLALRSRGLGSVWTTLHLFKEADVAALLGIPENMTQVALFPVAYTVGTDFKPAKRPPAEDITYFDTWGE, encoded by the coding sequence GTGTCCGATGCGCCTTTTGACCTGAACGAAACGGACCGGCTGCTCTCGACGACGCGCAGCGTACGCAAGCGACTCGACCTCGAGCGGCCGGTCGAGCGCGGCGTCATCCTCGACTGCATCCGGCTGGCGCAGCAGGCGCCCACGGGCAGCAACATGCAGGGCTGGCGCTGGATGGTCGTCACCGACCCCGCCAAGCGCGCTGCCATCGCCGAGGCGTACAACGCCGTGGGCAAGGTGTACCTGTCGATGGCGGCGGGCAACGCCGACAACGACGAGCAGACGCGGCGGGTGTACGAGAGCGCGCTGCTGCTCACCGACATCCTCCCCCGGGTGCCCGTACACGTGATCCCCTGCATCGAAGGGCCGGTGAACCTGAGTTCGAACGGCGCCGCCGCGTCGGCGTACGGATCGATCATGCCCGCGGCGTGGTCGTTCCTCCTGGCGCTGCGGTCGCGCGGCCTCGGCTCGGTGTGGACCACGCTGCACCTGTTCAAGGAGGCCGACGTCGCCGCCCTCCTCGGCATTCCGGAGAACATGACCCAGGTGGCGCTGTTCCCCGTCGCCTACACCGTCGGCACGGACTTCAAGCCGGCGAAGCGCCCGCCCGCCGAAGACATCACCTACTTCGACACCTGGGGCGAATGA
- a CDS encoding NAD-binding protein gives MRAVVIGAGIGGLTASIALARAGYEVVVVERDDTPMPSDVEGAFAWDRRGAPQVRHTHGFPALIRATLRDHFPDVLTALLDAGVREVSVLPAAVTPDVADYERHKEDLQVLATRRTTLEFVLRRCALGERGVEFVTGAAVEGLAVGDGAVRGIRLHSDVIEGDVVVAASGRRCAAPAWFAEHGLHVEEEEHPTGTIYLSRFYRSDEAPMGYVGGRRAGLGFVVAGADNGAYSATLAVPADDAELRAHLLDEDHFEAVLPLFKEMRPVVERQGEPLTGVQTMGGLINRIRRYPRLDGFFAIGDSHTCTNPLYGRGSSLAVLQAVLVRDALEGGEDYEAASQRRVEPWYEMSLLTDKPEAANLSGFDLQSMRRATVSDDPEVAVQMTRMMSLLTTPTELFSDPALVARLQAAGEPKPKPPPAKVLTRDDFLRAGA, from the coding sequence GTGCGAGCGGTCGTGATCGGGGCGGGCATCGGCGGGTTGACGGCGTCGATCGCGTTGGCTCGGGCGGGGTACGAGGTGGTGGTCGTCGAGCGCGACGACACGCCGATGCCGAGCGACGTCGAGGGGGCGTTCGCGTGGGACCGGCGCGGGGCGCCGCAGGTGCGCCACACCCACGGCTTTCCGGCGCTCATCCGGGCGACGCTGCGCGACCACTTCCCCGACGTACTCACAGCGTTGCTCGACGCGGGGGTGCGCGAGGTGAGCGTGCTGCCAGCGGCCGTCACGCCCGACGTGGCCGACTACGAACGCCACAAGGAAGACCTGCAGGTGCTGGCGACGCGGCGCACGACGCTCGAGTTCGTGCTGCGGCGCTGCGCACTGGGCGAGCGCGGCGTGGAGTTCGTGACGGGCGCAGCCGTCGAGGGCTTGGCGGTGGGCGACGGCGCGGTGCGTGGGATTCGCTTGCACAGCGACGTGATCGAGGGCGACGTTGTCGTGGCGGCGAGCGGGCGGCGGTGCGCCGCGCCGGCGTGGTTCGCCGAGCACGGGCTGCACGTGGAAGAGGAAGAGCATCCGACGGGCACGATCTACCTGTCGCGGTTCTACCGCTCCGACGAAGCGCCGATGGGATACGTCGGGGGGCGGCGGGCCGGGCTCGGCTTCGTCGTCGCCGGGGCCGACAACGGCGCCTACTCGGCCACGCTCGCGGTGCCCGCCGACGATGCGGAGTTGCGGGCGCACCTGCTCGACGAGGACCACTTCGAAGCGGTTCTGCCGCTGTTCAAGGAGATGCGGCCGGTCGTCGAACGGCAGGGCGAGCCACTCACCGGCGTGCAGACGATGGGCGGTCTCATAAACCGCATCCGCCGCTACCCGCGGCTCGACGGCTTCTTCGCCATCGGCGACTCGCACACGTGCACCAACCCGCTGTACGGCCGCGGGTCGTCGCTGGCGGTGTTGCAGGCGGTGCTGGTGCGCGACGCGCTGGAAGGGGGTGAGGACTACGAGGCGGCGAGCCAGCGGCGCGTCGAGCCGTGGTACGAGATGTCGTTGCTCACCGACAAGCCCGAGGCCGCGAACCTGAGCGGGTTCGATTTGCAGTCGATGCGGCGGGCGACGGTGTCGGACGACCCCGAAGTGGCCGTGCAGATGACGCGCATGATGAGCCTGCTCACAACGCCGACGGAGTTGTTCAGCGATCCGGCGTTGGTGGCGCGGCTACAAGCAGCCGGTGAGCCGAAGCCAAAGCCGCCGCCAGCGAAGGTGCTGACACGAGACGACTTCCTCAGGGCAGGCGCGTGA
- a CDS encoding amidohydrolase family protein, with protein MIVDAWVNLFPARFAAQWAAQKENAGAANLFGDLSKGSEVDGLVAAMDDAGVDTGVLTSGLRAPDAAHRKGMFAAEDFLAVADAHPGRFLVSATVDKAATPTANAARVRELAQHDRVVMIRVTPLVEQYDLNHRLYYPVYAACEEAGLPVSINIGVPGPQVRSACQHPQLLEDILIDFPNLAVVGAHMGHPYESLVMQYMLKWPNLFLMTSAYLATYMDPALVSFMNSSRGRGRVWFASDHPVLPTKKALDAARALPLSDEAMSEFLGASAARVLARH; from the coding sequence GTGATCGTGGACGCCTGGGTCAACCTGTTTCCTGCGCGGTTCGCCGCGCAATGGGCGGCCCAGAAGGAGAACGCCGGCGCCGCCAACCTCTTCGGTGATCTCTCCAAGGGCAGCGAGGTCGACGGCCTCGTGGCCGCCATGGACGACGCAGGTGTCGACACCGGCGTGCTCACCAGCGGCCTGCGCGCCCCCGATGCCGCCCACCGCAAAGGCATGTTCGCCGCCGAGGACTTCCTCGCCGTCGCCGACGCCCACCCCGGCCGCTTCCTCGTAAGCGCCACGGTCGACAAAGCCGCCACGCCCACCGCCAACGCCGCGCGCGTGCGCGAGCTGGCCCAGCACGACCGCGTCGTCATGATCCGCGTGACCCCGCTCGTCGAGCAGTACGACCTCAATCACCGCCTCTACTACCCCGTGTACGCCGCGTGCGAAGAGGCCGGCCTGCCGGTGTCGATCAACATCGGCGTCCCCGGCCCGCAAGTGCGCTCGGCCTGCCAGCACCCGCAACTGCTCGAGGACATCCTCATCGACTTCCCCAACCTCGCCGTCGTCGGCGCCCACATGGGACATCCGTACGAGTCGCTCGTGATGCAGTACATGCTCAAGTGGCCGAACCTCTTTCTGATGACCAGCGCCTACCTCGCCACCTACATGGACCCGGCGCTGGTGTCGTTCATGAACTCGTCGCGGGGCCGTGGCCGCGTGTGGTTTGCCTCCGACCACCCCGTCCTGCCGACCAAGAAGGCGCTCGACGCCGCCCGCGCCCTGCCGCTCTCCGACGAAGCGATGTCGGAGTTCCTCGGCGCCTCGGCGGCGCGCGTGCTGGCGCGGCACTAG
- a CDS encoding HNH endonuclease signature motif containing protein, with translation MNEFLVSGLRKLVEKTADEFDPALLSPLAATRAIEEWAAIEKLACAQKLLTAARAEDVGLDAEGIVADSSGVPTGAARKQTKAARQAKGKTRDAFDRGKLSPTQAGAIADAVAANPDAEDSLLELAARASTTELLNECERVRREASDDSSLAARQRAARFMRTWKDRLGMTRGSFALEPLLGAKLVAELEARAQRLFREQARGGGTPDTLEHRLADALAGMIGDLGGRRRGPRTVVRLIATKEAVERGYLLPDEKCETAEGDHVPLSVLDEALQEKDTLVQEVIDASKIITYKKYIPKRIRDALESIGVCCSVPGCGRTKRLQIDHTHERRDGGPTTLANLGWLCPYHHRLKTARLYDLWHDEQGWHWESRRARAPDAVVG, from the coding sequence GTGAACGAGTTTCTCGTTTCCGGGTTGCGCAAGCTGGTGGAGAAGACCGCCGACGAATTCGATCCGGCGCTGCTGTCTCCGCTGGCTGCGACGCGCGCCATCGAGGAGTGGGCGGCGATCGAGAAACTGGCGTGCGCCCAGAAGTTACTCACGGCGGCGCGCGCCGAGGACGTGGGTCTCGATGCCGAGGGAATCGTTGCCGACTCGTCGGGCGTGCCCACGGGAGCGGCGCGCAAGCAGACGAAGGCAGCGCGCCAGGCGAAGGGCAAGACGCGCGACGCCTTCGACCGCGGCAAGCTCTCCCCCACGCAGGCGGGTGCGATCGCCGACGCGGTGGCGGCGAATCCCGACGCCGAGGATTCGTTGCTCGAGCTCGCCGCGCGGGCGTCGACGACCGAGTTGCTGAACGAGTGTGAGCGGGTGAGGCGCGAGGCGAGCGACGATTCGTCGTTGGCGGCGCGCCAGCGCGCCGCGCGATTCATGCGCACGTGGAAAGACCGGCTCGGCATGACCCGCGGCTCGTTCGCGCTCGAGCCGCTTCTCGGCGCCAAGCTCGTCGCCGAACTCGAGGCGCGGGCGCAGCGACTCTTCCGCGAGCAGGCGCGGGGCGGAGGCACACCCGACACGTTGGAGCACCGCCTGGCCGACGCGCTCGCCGGGATGATCGGCGACCTCGGTGGGCGCAGGCGCGGGCCGCGCACGGTGGTGCGGCTCATCGCGACCAAGGAAGCCGTCGAGCGCGGCTATTTGCTGCCGGACGAGAAGTGCGAGACGGCCGAAGGGGACCACGTACCGCTGTCGGTGCTCGACGAGGCGCTCCAGGAGAAGGACACGCTCGTGCAAGAGGTGATCGACGCCTCGAAGATCATCACCTACAAGAAGTACATCCCGAAGCGAATACGCGACGCGCTCGAGAGCATCGGCGTGTGTTGCTCGGTGCCGGGGTGCGGGCGGACGAAACGGCTTCAGATCGATCACACCCACGAGCGGCGTGACGGCGGGCCGACGACGCTGGCGAATCTTGGCTGGCTGTGCCCGTACCACCACCGGCTGAAAACGGCGCGCCTCTACGACCTCTGGCACGACGAGCAGGGATGGCACTGGGAGTCGCGACGCGCTCGCGCGCCCGATGCGGTGGTCGGCTAG
- a CDS encoding type II secretion system protein, which translates to MKRMRNERGFTLIELLVVIVILGILAAVVVFAVSGLSDKGQDSACKIDKRTLATSEEASFAKDGGYRSEADLVSAGLLDAESDYHDITLTGTSPAATAYTISAATTGPKAGKCA; encoded by the coding sequence ATGAAGCGGATGCGGAATGAGCGTGGCTTCACGCTCATCGAGCTCCTCGTCGTCATCGTTATCCTCGGCATCCTGGCCGCCGTCGTCGTCTTCGCCGTGAGCGGCCTGAGCGACAAGGGTCAGGACAGCGCGTGCAAGATCGACAAGCGCACGCTGGCCACCAGCGAAGAGGCGTCGTTCGCCAAGGACGGCGGCTACCGCAGCGAGGCCGATCTCGTCAGCGCCGGCCTGCTTGACGCGGAGTCGGACTATCACGACATCACCCTGACGGGCACGTCGCCAGCGGCTACCGCTTACACCATCTCCGCTGCAACGACTGGCCCGAAGGCCGGGAAGTGCGCGTAG
- a CDS encoding type IV pilus twitching motility protein PilT — protein MAKAQVEAVARLLDVMWEEKGSDLLITAASPPLMRVDGSLRPLPGEPVYSAEITQQLVMGIMDMELKARFKKAKQLDFSFSYRDRARVRVNAFRQKGTLAMALRVIPNKVPTFDELGLPPIVEEWAMLPQGFVLVIGATGSGKSTTLASMIGHINRNRPCHIITIEDPIEYIHTHAVAAVEQREIGEDTESFPLALRAVLREDPDVVLVGEMRDLESIQNALTIAETGHLVFATLHANDTAQAVDRIVDVFPGEEQQQIRLQLANTLVGMLYQTLVPRIGGGRVAAIEILVGTNAVKNLIREGKSRQIRNTVATGQRDGMQTLEARLDELVRDGVITFDDAVARSMHPHEITNPNAKPAGEPVPTKRGLRR, from the coding sequence GTGGCCAAAGCGCAAGTAGAAGCCGTCGCAAGACTTCTCGACGTCATGTGGGAAGAGAAGGGTTCGGACTTGCTCATCACTGCGGCTTCCCCACCGCTGATGCGCGTCGACGGCTCTCTGCGTCCGCTGCCGGGCGAGCCGGTGTACTCCGCGGAGATCACGCAGCAACTCGTGATGGGCATCATGGACATGGAGTTGAAGGCACGGTTCAAGAAGGCCAAGCAGCTGGACTTCTCGTTCAGCTACCGCGATCGCGCGCGCGTGCGCGTGAACGCCTTCCGCCAGAAGGGCACACTGGCGATGGCCCTGCGCGTCATCCCGAACAAGGTGCCGACCTTCGACGAGCTCGGCCTGCCCCCGATTGTCGAAGAGTGGGCGATGCTGCCGCAGGGATTCGTGCTCGTCATCGGCGCCACCGGCTCGGGTAAGTCGACCACCCTCGCTTCCATGATCGGCCACATCAACCGCAACCGGCCGTGCCACATCATCACGATCGAAGACCCGATCGAGTACATCCACACGCACGCGGTGGCGGCAGTGGAGCAACGCGAGATCGGCGAAGACACCGAGAGCTTTCCCCTGGCCTTGCGCGCCGTCCTGCGCGAAGACCCCGACGTCGTGCTTGTCGGCGAAATGCGCGACCTCGAGTCAATCCAGAACGCGCTCACCATCGCTGAGACCGGCCACTTGGTGTTCGCCACGTTGCACGCCAACGACACCGCGCAGGCGGTCGACCGCATCGTCGACGTGTTCCCCGGTGAAGAGCAGCAGCAGATTCGATTGCAGCTCGCCAACACGCTCGTCGGCATGCTGTACCAGACGCTTGTGCCGCGCATCGGCGGCGGGCGCGTGGCCGCCATCGAAATTCTCGTAGGCACGAACGCCGTCAAGAACTTGATCCGTGAAGGCAAAAGCCGCCAGATCCGAAACACGGTTGCCACCGGTCAGCGCGACGGCATGCAGACGCTCGAGGCCCGGCTCGACGAGCTCGTGCGAGACGGTGTGATCACGTTCGACGACGCGGTGGCCCGCAGCATGCACCCGCACGAGATAACGAACCCAAACGCCAAGCCCGCCGGCGAACCCGTGCCAACCAAGCGCGGTCTGCGTCGATAG